One Pelobates fuscus isolate aPelFus1 chromosome 8, aPelFus1.pri, whole genome shotgun sequence genomic window carries:
- the LOC134570654 gene encoding putative tyrosine carboxypeptidase MATCAP2, translating into MESYLSASGTSMRMTNRSVSANMNALHPTSSTRNPSIKSPKTTLVTERQKVLTTTPKIFSGKRSFLPSLTPGQGLLASKPKTESDKKSFLTSVTQGQRLLASTPKTESGKRSLLTSLTQGQGSLAPAPKPESGKRSFLTSSTQGHGLLTSTQKSDSGKRSFLPSSIQGQQPLASTPKNDSGKRSFLTSSTQGRGPLASTPKNDSGKRTSLTSSTRGQEPVASKPKTESGKITFLTSSTQSQQALASTSPKTDSGKRTFLTSSTQSQELLASTPVMKESIAIKEHCWLKKIKPLNVQQEKKKFFNSDFRCNPHFAYVKLAPPSALAQSSQASDKFLEVAIDIIKQTLQKYGSYEKFEQVTGGSLLPKWQIYKEIRKYMEKEGCTGEIAVNLTEDILTHASIGNVKGHPKMAINVSMAREHWLKGTLRHEIGTHYFRKINNNEQHWRNSTSREKYGLKPEKQTEEGLATIHALLFDPNPSLCRVALLYYAIHRASSMSFSELFKDLKKYVKDPDTRWYYCLRAKRGLTDTSKPGCYNKDQVYLEGVLHLLRHRHAIDFQLLMAMGKVSYEDIGHLKSIARLMNPRIPEFLQDRKQYMECLENIMKFNHLTDAKLQMLIS; encoded by the coding sequence ATGGAATCATACTTGTCTGCGTCAGGGACCAGCATGAGGATGACAAACAGATCTGTTTCTGCCAATATGAATGCTTTGCATCCTACTTCCAGCACAAGGAATCCTAGCATTAAAAGCCCAAAGACTACTTTAGTCACTGAGAGACAGAAAGTGCTGACAACCACACCAAAAATCTTTTCTGGGAAGAGATCTTTCCTACCCAGCTTGACTCCAGGTCAAGGGCTGCTGGCCTCCAAACCAAAAACCGAGTCTGATAAGAAATCTTTCCTAACAAGCGTGACTCAAGGTCAAAGGCTGCTTGCCTCAACACCAAAAACTGAGTCTGGAAAGAGATCTTTACTAACTAGCTTGACTCAAGGTCAAGGGTCTCTGGCTCCCGCACCAAAACCTGAGTCTGGGAAGAGATCTTTCCTAACTAGCTCGACTCAAGGTCATGGGCTGCTGACCTCCACACAAAAATCAGATTCTGGGAAGAGATCTTTCCTACCTAGCTCAATTCAAGGTCAACAGCCGCTGGCCTCCACACCAAAAAACGATTCTGGGAAGAGATCTTTCCTAACAAGCTCAACTCAAGGTCGAGGGCCTCTGGCCTCAACACCGAAAAACGATTCTGGGAAGAGAACTTCCCTAACCAGCTCGACTCGAGGTCAAGAGCCTGTGGCCTCCAAACCAAAAACCGAGTCTGGAAAGATAACTTTCCTAACTAGCTCAACTCAAAGTCAACAGGCGCTGGCCTCCACATCCCCTAAAACGGATTCTGGGAAGAGAACTTTCCTAACTAGTTCAACTCAAAGTCAAGAGCTGCTGGCCTCCACACCTGTAATGAAGGAATCCATTGCTATAAAGGAGCATTGttggctaaaaaaaataaagcctttAAATGTGCAGCAAGAGAAGAAAAAGTTTTTCAACTCAGATTTTAGGTGCAACCCTCACTTTGCCTACGTTAAACTTGCTCCGCCATCTGCCTTAGCCCAGAGCAGCCAAGCTTCTGACAAATTTCTTGAAGTAGCAATTGATATCATAAAGCAGACACTTCAGAAATATGGAAGTTATGAAAAGTTTGAACAAGTTACAGGGGGCAGCCTTCTGCCAAAGTGGCAGATCTATAAGGAGATACGTAAGTACATGGAGAAAGAAGGGTGCACAGGAGAGATTGCTGTAAATCTCACTGAGGATATACTTACACACGCCTCTATTGGAAATGTAAAAGGGCATCCAAAAATGGCAATCAATGTGTCTATGGCACGAGAACACTGGCTAaaagggacattgagacatgagATAGGAACTCATTATTTTCGAAAAATCAATAACAATGAACAGCATTGGAGAAATAGTACCAGTCGTGAAAAATATGGGTTAAAACCAGAAAAGCAAACAGAAGAAGGATTGGCAACCATCCATGCCCTTTTATTTGATCCAAATCCTTCTTTGTGCCGAGTTGCCCTCCTCTACTATGCTATCCACCGAGCAAGCTCTATGTCCTTCTCTGAACTATTTAAGGAtttgaaaaagtatgttaaaGATCCAGACACAAGGTGGTATTACTGTTTGCGGGCAAAAAGGGGCCTGACTGACACGTCCAAGCCAGGTTGTTACAATAAAGATCAGGTATACCTTGAAGGCGTTCTCCATCTTCTAAGGCACAGGCATGCCATAGATTTCCAGCTTCTAATGGCAATGGGAAAGGTTTCTTATGAAGATATTGGCCATCTTAAAAGCATTGCAAGACTAATGAATCCAAGGATCCCAGAGTTTCTACAAGACAGGAAGCAGTATATGGAATGTCTGGAGAACATAATGAAATTCAATCATCTAACAGATGCCAAACTACAAATGCTTATCAGTTGA